One stretch of bacterium DNA includes these proteins:
- a CDS encoding thioredoxin family protein: MSGLLYQLRDDFPDRLRLARANAQTNGGTVSQFKVRGTPTVLLFHKGRLLKRWSGQVDLDELYAQVEGLVAAGDNEAKGGR; encoded by the coding sequence GTGTCCGGTCTGCTTTACCAACTGCGCGACGACTTCCCCGACCGCCTGCGCCTGGCGCGGGCCAATGCCCAGACCAACGGCGGCACGGTCAGCCAGTTCAAGGTGCGTGGCACGCCCACCGTCCTTCTCTTCCACAAGGGGCGACTGCTCAAGCGCTGGAGCGGACAGGTCGACCTCGACGAGCTTTACGCCCAGGTGGAGGGGCTGGTGGCGGCGGGTGACAACGAAGCCAAGGGCGGGCGGTAG
- the ispF gene encoding 2-C-methyl-D-erythritol 2,4-cyclodiphosphate synthase, whose amino-acid sequence MSGAPGRPARVAIVVTAGGSGRRMGGNGPKQFQPLAGRPVLAHSLAAALDFGAEAHPAVELVSLLLTHPPAHGEPTRQVMEEVLRADRCLAPGFQARCLAGGATRQESVRLALEALPADLDAVFVHDGVRPLATAALYHRLWEALRREDQAVGAVPLRVSDDTLKEVEAGGGCLRVARTVDRERVVAVQTPQLFRWPDLLEWHRLAAREGFTGTDDASLAERHAPGRTVLAVEGGRRNLKITRREDLAMAECWLREDKDSGPGLRVGQGFDVHAFADGPPLVLGGVPLPGERGLAGHSDADVLLHAITDALLGGAALGDIGSHFPDADEQWRGADSWDLLREVGQRVRAAGFRPVNVDATVICERPKVRPHVGAMRVRIAAALDLAVECVNVKGTTTEGLGFTGRGEGIAAQAVVLLSPAAPDKI is encoded by the coding sequence GTGAGCGGCGCCCCGGGCAGACCCGCCCGCGTCGCCATCGTGGTGACGGCGGGGGGCAGCGGCCGCCGCATGGGGGGCAATGGACCCAAGCAGTTCCAACCCCTGGCCGGCCGCCCCGTGCTGGCCCACTCCCTCGCCGCCGCCCTGGACTTCGGAGCGGAGGCCCATCCCGCGGTGGAGCTTGTCTCCCTCTTGTTGACCCATCCGCCCGCCCATGGGGAACCCACTCGGCAGGTGATGGAGGAGGTTCTGAGGGCGGACCGGTGCCTGGCCCCGGGCTTCCAAGCCCGCTGCCTGGCCGGCGGTGCCACACGCCAGGAAAGCGTGCGGCTCGCGTTGGAGGCGCTGCCCGCCGATCTGGATGCCGTCTTCGTGCATGACGGTGTTCGTCCCCTGGCCACCGCCGCCCTGTATCATCGGCTGTGGGAGGCCCTGCGCCGGGAGGATCAAGCGGTGGGTGCCGTGCCCCTGCGCGTCTCGGACGATACGCTGAAGGAAGTGGAGGCCGGCGGCGGCTGTCTCCGCGTGGCGCGCACGGTGGATCGAGAGCGGGTCGTGGCCGTGCAGACGCCCCAGCTCTTCCGCTGGCCCGATTTGCTGGAGTGGCATCGACTGGCCGCGCGGGAGGGCTTCACGGGGACCGACGACGCCTCGCTGGCCGAGCGGCATGCGCCCGGGCGGACGGTGCTGGCGGTCGAGGGCGGACGGCGCAACCTGAAGATCACCCGCCGGGAGGATCTGGCCATGGCCGAATGCTGGCTGCGTGAGGACAAGGATTCCGGCCCCGGCCTTCGCGTCGGCCAGGGTTTTGATGTCCACGCCTTCGCCGACGGGCCTCCCCTCGTCCTGGGTGGAGTGCCCCTGCCCGGCGAGCGGGGCCTGGCCGGGCACAGCGACGCCGACGTGCTGCTGCACGCCATCACCGACGCCCTGCTGGGGGGGGCGGCGCTGGGCGACATCGGCTCCCACTTCCCGGATGCGGACGAGCAGTGGCGGGGGGCGGACTCCTGGGACTTGTTGCGGGAGGTCGGACAGCGGGTGCGGGCCGCGGGCTTCCGGCCGGTCAACGTGGATGCCACCGTCATCTGCGAGCGGCCCAAGGTGCGGCCCCACGTCGGGGCAATGCGGGTCCGCATCGCCGCCGCCCTGGACCTGGCGGTGGAGTGTGTCAATGTCAAGGGCACGACCACGGAGGGACTGGGCTTCACCGGACGGGGCGAGGGGATCGCCGCCCAGGCCGTCGTCCTGCTGTCGCCAGCCGCCCCGGACAAAATCTAG
- the queA gene encoding tRNA preQ1(34) S-adenosylmethionine ribosyltransferase-isomerase QueA, with protein sequence MRLSDFKYPLPEKLIAQEPLKERDKSRLLVLDRASGQVEHRLFKDIVEFFGEHDVLVVNDTRVVKARMTGYKEKTDAEIEVFLLRELNENMWEIMVKPARKVRMGNTITLQEGITCDIIDNTTSGGRVVRVNYDGDFHKIIDKYGTVPLPPYIKRTPDKKDEKNYQTLFANEERVGAVAAPTAGLHFTKRLLGRLERKGVAVVPITLHVSLGTFRPVNVEDLTRHRMDSEHYIVTRETARAVNDRIKLGGKVWAVGTTVARTLETVARFNGGINPDKGWTDKFIYPPYEFKVVDRLITNFHLPSSTLLMLVSAFATRDQIMASYKAAIKEKYRFFSYGDAMLIR encoded by the coding sequence ATGCGTCTCTCCGACTTCAAGTACCCCCTGCCTGAGAAGCTGATCGCCCAGGAGCCGCTCAAGGAGCGCGACAAGTCCCGCCTGCTGGTGCTGGACCGCGCCAGCGGACAAGTGGAGCACCGCCTCTTCAAGGACATCGTGGAGTTCTTCGGCGAGCACGACGTGCTGGTGGTCAACGACACGCGCGTGGTCAAGGCCCGCATGACGGGCTACAAGGAGAAGACCGACGCCGAGATTGAAGTCTTCCTGCTACGCGAATTGAACGAGAACATGTGGGAGATCATGGTCAAGCCGGCGCGCAAGGTGCGCATGGGCAACACCATCACCCTCCAGGAGGGGATCACCTGCGACATCATCGACAACACCACCTCCGGTGGCCGGGTGGTGCGCGTCAATTATGACGGGGACTTCCACAAGATCATCGACAAGTACGGCACCGTGCCCTTGCCGCCCTACATCAAGCGCACGCCGGACAAGAAGGACGAGAAGAACTACCAGACCCTTTTCGCCAACGAGGAGAGGGTGGGAGCGGTGGCCGCCCCCACGGCCGGACTGCATTTCACCAAACGCCTGCTGGGCCGCCTGGAGAGGAAGGGCGTGGCCGTCGTTCCCATCACCCTCCATGTCAGCCTGGGCACCTTCCGGCCTGTCAACGTGGAGGATCTCACCCGCCATCGCATGGACAGCGAGCACTACATCGTGACCCGCGAGACGGCGCGCGCGGTCAACGACCGCATCAAACTGGGCGGCAAGGTGTGGGCGGTGGGCACCACCGTGGCCCGCACCCTGGAGACCGTGGCGCGCTTCAACGGCGGCATAAATCCGGACAAGGGCTGGACGGACAAGTTCATCTACCCGCCCTACGAATTCAAAGTGGTGGACCGGCTCATCACCAATTTCCACCTGCCCTCCAGCACCCTGCTCATGCTGGTCTCGGCCTTCGCCACGCGGGACCAGATCATGGCCTCCTACAAGGCCGCCATCAAGGAGAAGTACCGCTTCTTCAGCTATGGCGACGCCATGCTCATCCGGTGA
- the ruvB gene encoding Holliday junction branch migration DNA helicase RuvB, translating to MADFEDDSRIISTALAPEDHQEGALRPERLDDFVGQERHRENLRVFIEAARQRGEALDHCLFHGPPGLGKTTLAHILARELGSQIRVTSGPVLEKPADLAGLLTNLNDRDILFVDEVHRLGKVVEEYLYPAMEDFRLDILLDRGAAARSVQLGLPRFTLVGATTRAGLLSSPLMARFGIVVHLEHYSQEELATILARSARLLEIDLAPEAALELSGRCRGTPRIANRLLRRLRDFAQVKGEGRVTLDIARYGLERLEVDEAGLDRLDRRFLGILMEHFQGGPTGLGTLAVALGEEEDTLEEVLEPFLVKEGFLQRTPRGRVATPKAWTHLGLGPRPSSGEALLPF from the coding sequence ATGGCCGACTTCGAGGATGACTCCCGCATCATCTCCACCGCCCTCGCCCCGGAGGACCACCAGGAGGGCGCCCTGCGCCCGGAGCGCCTGGACGATTTCGTGGGCCAGGAGCGGCACCGGGAAAACCTGCGCGTCTTCATCGAGGCGGCCCGCCAGCGCGGCGAGGCCCTCGACCATTGCCTCTTCCATGGTCCGCCCGGCCTGGGCAAAACCACCCTCGCCCACATCCTGGCCCGCGAACTGGGCAGCCAGATCCGTGTGACGAGCGGTCCCGTCCTTGAGAAGCCGGCCGACCTGGCCGGCCTCCTCACCAACCTGAACGACCGCGACATCCTCTTCGTCGACGAGGTCCACCGCCTGGGCAAGGTGGTGGAGGAGTACCTCTACCCGGCGATGGAGGACTTCCGCCTGGACATCCTGCTCGATCGAGGCGCCGCCGCCCGCAGCGTGCAGCTGGGCCTGCCCCGTTTCACCTTGGTGGGCGCCACCACCCGCGCCGGCCTGCTCTCCAGCCCCTTGATGGCCCGCTTCGGCATCGTCGTCCACCTGGAGCACTATTCGCAGGAGGAGCTGGCCACCATCCTGGCCCGCAGCGCCCGCCTGCTCGAGATCGACCTGGCGCCCGAAGCGGCCCTGGAGCTGTCCGGCCGCTGCCGGGGAACCCCCCGCATCGCCAACCGCCTGCTGCGCCGCCTGCGGGACTTCGCGCAAGTGAAGGGGGAGGGACGGGTCACGCTGGACATCGCCCGCTACGGCCTCGAGCGGCTCGAGGTGGACGAGGCCGGTCTCGACCGCCTGGACCGGCGCTTCTTGGGCATCCTCATGGAGCACTTCCAGGGCGGGCCGACGGGCCTGGGCACCCTGGCCGTCGCCCTGGGCGAGGAGGAGGACACCTTGGAGGAAGTGCTGGAGCCCTTCCTGGTCAAGGAGGGATTCCTGCAGCGCACGCCGCGCGGTCGCGTGGCCACGCCCAAGGCCTGGACCCACCTGGGTCTCGGCCCCCGCCCCTCGTCCGGCGAGGCGCTCCTGCCCTTCTGA
- the ruvA gene encoding Holliday junction branch migration protein RuvA, whose translation MYEYLRGRVEQLTPTQVVLEAGGVGWDLACSLNTSRRLERGAEARLWVHLLVREDLLALVAFHSKGERELFRDLISVAGVGPKVALAVLSGLEEQDLLEVVRSGQVERLTRVPGIGRKIAERLLLELKDRFEKRHGPAGAGGIVALPASPAGADEPRRQALEALLALGFKPAPAELELGKALARWQSGGGEGEPAVEAWLRLVLQK comes from the coding sequence ATGTACGAGTACCTGCGCGGCCGGGTCGAGCAGCTGACCCCCACCCAGGTGGTGCTGGAGGCGGGCGGCGTGGGCTGGGACCTGGCCTGCAGCCTCAACACCAGCCGCCGCCTGGAGCGGGGCGCCGAAGCGCGCCTCTGGGTCCATTTGTTGGTGCGCGAGGATCTGCTTGCCCTGGTCGCCTTCCACAGCAAGGGTGAGCGCGAACTCTTCCGCGACCTGATCTCCGTGGCCGGGGTGGGTCCCAAGGTCGCCCTCGCCGTCCTGTCCGGCCTGGAGGAGCAGGATCTGCTGGAAGTCGTGCGCAGCGGCCAGGTGGAGCGGCTCACCCGCGTGCCGGGGATCGGACGCAAGATCGCCGAGCGCCTTCTGCTGGAATTGAAGGATCGCTTCGAGAAGCGCCACGGTCCCGCCGGGGCCGGGGGCATAGTCGCCCTGCCCGCTTCCCCGGCCGGGGCCGATGAGCCGCGGCGGCAGGCCCTGGAGGCCCTCCTCGCCCTTGGGTTCAAGCCGGCCCCGGCTGAACTGGAGCTGGGCAAGGCCCTGGCGCGCTGGCAGTCAGGTGGCGGCGAGGGCGAGCCGGCGGTGGAGGCCTGGCTGCGGCTGGTGCTGCAAAAATAG
- the ruvC gene encoding crossover junction endodeoxyribonuclease RuvC has translation MRVLGIDPGLARTGYGLVDGIGGRLRSIDYGVITTAGDFPDRLVQLFRRVSELVALHSPDALSIEQVFKGPNVLSLVKLAHARAAAILAAGQRGLPVAEYTPMQIKRAVTGHGGADKTQVNFMITQVLGLGQPPRPLDASDALAAAICHLNRAGRPLPAGR, from the coding sequence ATGCGCGTGCTGGGCATCGACCCGGGCCTGGCCCGCACGGGCTACGGCCTGGTGGACGGCATCGGCGGCCGCCTGCGCAGCATTGATTACGGGGTCATCACCACGGCGGGGGACTTCCCGGACCGCCTGGTCCAGTTGTTTCGGCGCGTGTCCGAACTGGTGGCCCTCCATTCCCCCGACGCCCTGTCCATCGAGCAGGTCTTCAAAGGTCCCAATGTGCTCTCCCTGGTCAAGCTCGCCCATGCCCGCGCCGCGGCCATCCTGGCCGCCGGCCAGCGGGGGCTGCCCGTCGCCGAGTACACGCCCATGCAGATCAAGCGGGCCGTCACCGGCCACGGCGGCGCCGACAAGACCCAGGTCAACTTCATGATCACCCAGGTGCTCGGACTGGGCCAGCCCCCCCGCCCCCTGGACGCCAGCGACGCCCTGGCCGCCGCCATCTGCCACCTCAACCGCGCCGGCCGTCCGCTGCCGGCGGGACGCTGA
- a CDS encoding YebC/PmpR family DNA-binding transcriptional regulator, whose protein sequence is MSGHSKWSTIKRKKGALDAKRGKIFSKLIKEITVASRIGGGDEDANPRLRLALIKARASNMPSANIERAIAKGTGEADGVHYEEITYEGYGPGGVAFIVECMTDNRNRTVGEVRHAFSRNNGNMAENGAVSWNFERVGFVSVAKGATSEDDLMMMVMDAGAESIEDGEDVWEIYSAVDAMEAVRQAVLDQRLEVKEYSPTLKAKTLCKVEAEDARRIMKLIDALEDLDDVQEVTTNFDADEAVMAGLE, encoded by the coding sequence ATGTCCGGACATTCCAAATGGTCCACCATCAAGCGGAAGAAAGGTGCCCTGGATGCCAAGCGCGGCAAGATTTTCTCCAAGCTGATCAAGGAGATAACCGTCGCGTCGCGCATCGGGGGCGGGGACGAGGACGCCAATCCGCGCCTGCGTCTGGCCTTGATCAAGGCCCGGGCCAGCAACATGCCCTCCGCCAACATCGAGCGGGCCATCGCCAAGGGCACGGGCGAGGCTGACGGCGTGCACTACGAGGAGATCACCTACGAGGGTTACGGCCCCGGCGGCGTGGCCTTCATCGTCGAGTGCATGACCGACAACCGCAACCGCACGGTGGGCGAGGTGCGCCACGCCTTCTCCCGCAACAACGGCAACATGGCCGAGAACGGCGCGGTCTCCTGGAATTTCGAGCGGGTGGGCTTTGTGAGCGTGGCCAAAGGCGCCACCAGCGAGGACGACCTGATGATGATGGTGATGGACGCCGGCGCCGAGAGCATCGAGGACGGCGAGGACGTGTGGGAGATCTACTCGGCGGTGGACGCCATGGAGGCCGTGCGCCAGGCCGTCCTGGACCAGAGACTCGAGGTCAAGGAGTACAGCCCCACCCTCAAGGCCAAGACCCTGTGCAAGGTGGAGGCGGAGGACGCCCGTCGCATCATGAAGCTGATCGACGCCCTGGAGGACCTGGACGATGTCCAGGAGGTCACCACCAACTTCGACGCCGACGAGGCCGTGATGGCCGGCCTCGAATAG
- a CDS encoding S49 family peptidase: protein MKRVILGIFIGLLLALGLLVGGIWGLVRLAGRGELEVPSQALLVLDWSGSLPGHQISPMDANLGTPVTLSRVTEAIRQAASRPEIQALLIDRHLELPREYLSELDAAVAEFRRQGKPVLAHSELGIGTSYLAACLADEVALSPSVSGGLVLPGPRVSLTYMADGLAKLGIKVHVLHQGEAKGFGEQYARQEMSAPVRQNLGGLVDDLLAEELRWVGSRRGVDAALLHAELVRPERLWLTPQEAVELGLADTLLSRPAWEDRLEERFPGARRLSLSSWISSRRMMPTPGRDLTPDVDNHIAVLWAEGSIVPGISESAQVQIQSRAMIEAIRALAEADAVQAVVLRVESPGGSALAAEEIYQELVKLGERKPLWVSAGPVAASGGYYLAVPGRQLWISPFSVVGSIGVVGLLPDLSAGAKRLGLNPQVVAPLPAARLGNLGHPVEAATLAAMESRMALIYGEFRSRVLAHRPFSEEQLAPLAGGRVWAGRRAVELGLADHLGNLQDCLGSLQAELGGRDLPVRHYPRQKSLLTLLMEGSLRPRDLLPGAALGPAVQALGGGDLVSVLEREPARLADPRWSLRAELPLRLE, encoded by the coding sequence ATGAAGCGCGTGATCCTGGGCATCTTCATCGGCCTGCTGCTGGCCTTGGGCCTGCTGGTGGGCGGCATCTGGGGGCTGGTGCGCCTGGCCGGCCGCGGCGAGCTGGAGGTGCCGTCCCAGGCCCTCCTCGTCCTGGACTGGAGCGGTTCCCTGCCAGGGCATCAGATCAGCCCCATGGACGCCAACCTGGGCACGCCGGTCACCCTCAGCCGGGTGACCGAGGCGATCCGCCAGGCGGCGTCGCGGCCCGAGATCCAGGCCCTCCTCATCGACCGCCACCTCGAATTGCCCCGCGAATACCTGTCCGAACTGGATGCCGCCGTGGCGGAGTTCCGCCGCCAGGGCAAGCCCGTGCTCGCCCACAGCGAGCTGGGCATCGGCACCTCCTATCTGGCGGCCTGTCTGGCGGACGAGGTGGCGCTCAGCCCCTCCGTCTCGGGCGGACTCGTCCTGCCCGGACCCCGCGTCAGCCTGACCTACATGGCCGATGGCTTGGCCAAACTGGGCATCAAGGTCCACGTCCTCCATCAGGGCGAGGCCAAGGGCTTCGGCGAACAGTACGCCCGGCAGGAGATGAGCGCCCCCGTGCGGCAGAACCTGGGCGGGCTGGTGGACGATCTGCTGGCCGAGGAGCTGCGCTGGGTGGGCAGCCGGCGCGGAGTGGACGCCGCCCTGCTGCACGCGGAGCTGGTCCGGCCGGAGCGCCTCTGGCTGACGCCCCAGGAAGCGGTCGAGTTGGGTCTGGCCGACACGCTGCTCAGCCGCCCGGCCTGGGAGGATCGGCTGGAGGAACGATTCCCTGGCGCGCGCCGGCTTTCCCTGAGCAGCTGGATCTCCTCGCGCCGGATGATGCCCACCCCCGGCCGCGACCTCACCCCTGACGTGGACAACCACATCGCCGTCCTTTGGGCGGAGGGGAGCATCGTGCCCGGGATCTCCGAGAGCGCCCAGGTCCAGATCCAGTCCCGCGCCATGATCGAGGCGATCCGCGCCCTGGCCGAGGCGGACGCCGTGCAGGCCGTCGTCCTGCGCGTGGAATCGCCCGGCGGCAGCGCCCTGGCCGCCGAGGAGATCTACCAGGAGCTGGTGAAGCTGGGGGAGCGCAAGCCCCTCTGGGTGTCCGCCGGACCGGTGGCCGCCTCTGGCGGCTATTATCTGGCCGTGCCGGGGCGTCAGCTGTGGATCAGCCCCTTCAGCGTGGTGGGATCCATCGGCGTGGTGGGCCTGCTGCCGGACTTGTCCGCCGGCGCCAAGCGCCTGGGCCTCAATCCCCAGGTCGTCGCACCGCTGCCCGCCGCCCGCCTGGGCAACCTGGGACACCCGGTGGAGGCTGCCACCCTGGCCGCCATGGAGAGCCGCATGGCGCTCATTTACGGCGAGTTCCGCTCCCGCGTGCTGGCGCACCGTCCCTTCAGCGAGGAGCAGTTGGCGCCACTGGCCGGTGGACGAGTTTGGGCGGGCCGTCGCGCCGTGGAGCTGGGCCTGGCCGACCACTTGGGCAACCTCCAGGATTGCCTGGGTTCCCTCCAGGCCGAGCTGGGAGGCCGGGACCTGCCCGTGCGCCACTATCCCCGGCAGAAATCCTTGCTGACCTTGCTGATGGAGGGGAGCCTGCGGCCGCGCGACCTCCTGCCGGGAGCGGCCCTCGGCCCTGCCGTGCAGGCGCTGGGCGGCGGCGACCTGGTCAGCGTCCTGGAGCGGGAACCGGCCCGCCTGGCCGATCCGCGCTGGAGCCTGCGCGCCGAGCTGCCCCTGCGCCTGGAATAG
- a CDS encoding ATP-binding cassette domain-containing protein translates to MIQLTRLAVRFPDKVLFEDLSWRILPGQRIGLVGDNGVGKTTLMRILAGEREADEGQLHLAPRMRVGYLSQTFSFSSDLPLLELVLEAAGDVRQVEREIAETRLALAGLGDDDEDQPALLAHLGHLQERFEHADGWRLDSEARRILQGLGFTPLDAERPLSQFSGGWQMRAAMARLLLAAPDLLLLDEPTNHLDTDALEWLERFLRSYDGTVITISHDRFFLDRTVTQVAEIARGRLTLYQGNYSRYRELKEEQQARRAAEAERMKGRIEEMQHFIERFRYKSTKARQVQSRVKQLEKLALPEVEREERGVHFRFPACERSGDVVLELRGLAMDYGQGPVFRDLDLLLKRGERVALTGPNGAGKSTLARIISGLQQPSAGQVRLGHKVQLDVYTQEVEDQMDSRRTVLEELASHNQGLGQTELRSLLGAFLFGGDSVFKRVEVLSGGEKSRLAVAGILLDKCNFLVLDEPTNHLDLKAKDMLQQALSSFAGTVLVVSHDRYFLDRVVTRVLELRQGRLLDRPGSYSEFVAWRDELERQEAGETARRAGARATQAASEGSPAARPRGREERKAATEEKIRRGRLLREAAGRAEELEAEIARREARLLELEQALAREEIWNDSEKMKQASTEYARVREIVKGLYPRWEKALAELEEVRAVLEAEQVARPGVDQSRGMA, encoded by the coding sequence ATGATCCAGTTGACCCGCCTCGCCGTCCGTTTCCCCGACAAGGTGCTCTTCGAGGACCTCAGCTGGCGCATCCTGCCCGGCCAGCGCATCGGCCTGGTGGGGGACAACGGGGTGGGCAAGACCACCCTCATGCGCATCCTGGCCGGCGAGCGGGAAGCGGACGAGGGGCAGCTGCACCTGGCGCCCCGCATGCGTGTCGGCTACCTCTCGCAGACCTTCAGTTTCTCCTCGGACCTGCCGCTGCTGGAACTGGTGCTGGAGGCGGCCGGCGACGTCCGCCAAGTTGAGCGGGAGATCGCCGAGACCCGCCTGGCCCTGGCCGGCCTGGGGGATGATGACGAGGATCAGCCCGCCCTGCTCGCCCACCTGGGCCATCTGCAGGAGCGCTTCGAGCACGCGGACGGCTGGCGCCTGGATTCCGAGGCGCGCCGCATCCTGCAGGGCCTGGGCTTCACTCCCCTGGACGCCGAGCGGCCCCTCAGCCAGTTCAGCGGCGGATGGCAGATGCGCGCCGCCATGGCCCGCCTCCTCCTCGCCGCCCCCGACCTGCTGCTGCTGGACGAACCCACCAACCACCTGGACACGGACGCCCTCGAATGGCTGGAGCGCTTCCTGCGCTCCTACGACGGCACGGTCATCACCATCAGCCACGACCGCTTCTTCCTTGACCGCACGGTGACGCAGGTGGCCGAGATCGCCCGCGGCCGGCTCACCCTCTACCAGGGCAACTACAGCCGCTACCGCGAACTGAAGGAGGAGCAGCAGGCCCGGCGCGCCGCCGAGGCGGAGCGGATGAAGGGGCGGATCGAGGAGATGCAGCACTTCATCGAGCGATTCCGCTACAAGTCCACCAAGGCCCGCCAGGTGCAGAGCCGCGTCAAGCAGCTGGAGAAGCTGGCATTGCCCGAGGTGGAGCGGGAGGAGCGGGGCGTCCACTTCCGCTTCCCGGCCTGCGAGCGATCAGGCGACGTGGTGCTGGAGTTGAGGGGCCTGGCCATGGACTACGGCCAGGGACCTGTCTTCCGCGACCTGGACCTGCTCCTCAAGCGGGGCGAACGCGTGGCTCTGACGGGGCCGAACGGGGCGGGCAAGTCCACCCTGGCCCGCATCATCTCCGGGCTGCAGCAACCCTCCGCCGGCCAGGTCCGCTTGGGACACAAGGTCCAGCTGGACGTCTACACCCAGGAGGTGGAGGACCAGATGGACTCCCGCCGCACGGTCCTGGAGGAGCTGGCCAGCCACAACCAGGGTCTGGGCCAGACGGAGCTGCGCAGCCTGCTGGGGGCCTTCCTCTTCGGCGGCGACTCCGTCTTCAAGCGGGTCGAGGTCCTGTCCGGCGGCGAGAAGAGCCGCCTGGCGGTGGCGGGCATCCTGCTTGACAAGTGCAATTTCCTCGTGCTCGACGAACCGACCAACCACCTGGACCTCAAGGCCAAGGACATGCTGCAGCAGGCCCTCTCCTCCTTCGCCGGGACGGTCCTGGTGGTCAGCCACGACCGCTACTTCCTGGACAGGGTCGTCACGCGGGTGCTGGAGCTGCGCCAGGGCCGCCTGCTGGACCGGCCCGGCAGCTACAGCGAGTTTGTCGCTTGGCGCGACGAGCTGGAGCGGCAGGAGGCGGGGGAGACGGCGCGCCGGGCGGGCGCGCGCGCGACGCAGGCGGCCTCCGAGGGAAGCCCGGCCGCCCGTCCGCGCGGCCGCGAGGAGCGCAAGGCGGCCACCGAGGAGAAGATCCGCCGGGGCCGCCTGCTGCGCGAGGCGGCCGGCCGGGCGGAGGAGTTGGAGGCGGAGATTGCCCGCCGCGAGGCCCGCCTGTTGGAGCTGGAGCAGGCCCTGGCCCGCGAGGAGATCTGGAACGATTCAGAGAAAATGAAACAGGCCTCCACCGAGTACGCCCGGGTCCGTGAGATCGTCAAGGGGCTTTATCCGCGCTGGGAGAAGGCGCTGGCCGAACTGGAGGAGGTCCGCGCCGTGCTGGAGGCGGAGCAGGTGGCGCGGCCGGGAGTGGATCAATCAAGGGGGATGGCATGA